The following nucleotide sequence is from Mytilus trossulus isolate FHL-02 chromosome 9, PNRI_Mtr1.1.1.hap1, whole genome shotgun sequence.
tacttataaaaaattaaaaatatcacattttaacagaatattTGTTCATGCAATTTAGGATATTGCTCCCTACAGCACTACCATATAGTATCAGTTATCACgttcaaaataaatatcatttaaatacacaattttgatGACCTATTGAGTGTTACAATCTTTATGcaactgaaaaatatatatggtgtacctgttttttctgtttcttctgaagcattctgatttgtatttttGCCATTTTCCTGAGATTCTTCTGTTTTTGTCTCTTCTGTGCTTTCAGCCTTGTTTGTCTCTGTTGTCTCAGTTTTTGGAGTCTGAAGTGAAAAGAGTGTTTATAAGTAAAATGCAAgaaatttaattacatgtttgGTATTTCgtaccaaaaataaaatatcccatctttaaaaaatacagaattccAAGTGAATCCCTTTTCAAAGGCTGCAGCACCCATCCTTTTTTGAGCTCAgtagagttttttttaatcctaATATTAAGCATAGAATAAGCTGTGTATAAAGAGAGACAactctaatttatatataaatcactgagaaacaaaatatactttGGACAATTAAATTAGATCTATTGAATATATTTAGTAGGGGAACAtgaactttttcaaaattttaattggtcataaatttcaatttatatattaaaaaaaaactgttttagtACTGTACTGTCTTGCCCATTCtgtatacaatgtattataaacACAATCTTTTGTACGTTAATAACAACTGTATAACCAAATTTCTTATTTATTCATTACAGCTTATTTCACTgcaattctctttttttttttggcttatgACACTGTCATAGCTGCAGTCTCCCTCAAACTCGTGAATCCATAGATCCAAAGCtaaatttactttaaagtttaaagttaGTTAAGATATTCTTTTGCATGCAATTTAGCGTGAAGACTTGTCTTAAGCTTAGATTGAAATGATAGAACTAGATaggtttaaaaacaatataagcTTTTAGTTTTATCCCTTTCTTGAAatctaaatattcaaatttaacatttttttctgaacagattcttttcttatgttttacaCATTTCATCACTATGATCTAGTGGGACCCTTGTTACACTTGTGTGTATCTTAACCTTTTCTTTGCTACCCTTTAATAGACTTAAATTTAATAGAACCAATTATCCATTGGAATAAATAGTgccaaatttttttattaagaattgAACAAAATGGGATTTCACAAACAAGATAATTGCAGCAGCAGCTTTGCACTCACTAATACtccaatacatgtatatggcaaTGCATCCATACATGTccatgtatttaaaaaacagaAAGTAAGATACCAAAGGGCAAGGGTAAAGACAACAAAAAATTTGCAACAAATAAAGAATGGATAATCTTTCAAACAaactaaacaatttaaatacatcatttaGATGTTGTTCAGACTATTAAattctcaaaaaataaaattttataaaactacatttgattcaaaatcaaattcCCCCTTTTTTGTATTGCTAAATCAGTAGGATTTAaagaacttttttatatttaatttgctTATTAACTTACCTCTTCAACCTCCTTTACTTCTTTTGTCTCTTTGGTTTCGACCTCAGTGGTCTCAACAGCGGTTTctctaaaattacaaaaaaaataaaataaattaagtttctttatcatttttaatctGGTTTTTTTACCaatcattaaaatatatctttcaagacgtcataattatttggactataaAATATAGTAAAGTTGTTTcacaatttcaacatttgcggCATCTAAAAATCTTGAACCTCAAAGCAGACTATAATTAGATTTGCCCATCCCCCTTTTTCTTCAAAGTCGTTGTTAAAAATCACAACAATGTAACATGTCACATTGGTTTATACACAACCAATCACTTTTCATTTCTAAACTCCGGAAACAACATAAATTACGAAAATTAATCATGTAAaatgcaaatgatttttttgtcggCAAAACCAAAATCATGGCGGCATCTTTCAACTTTACGTCATTCATAAATTATCATTCTGTTTGCTATCTCACAAGACGATAGTTCATACATTAAATGCAGCAATACAAGGTTTATAAAGAaacttcaaacattttatttatctgaCGCTACTACAAAAGGTAAACAAGTTCAATGTTCCTTTGTTCGGTTTTACCGAAAAAACGCTAAAACACAGAACAAAGAAATTTCCTTGTTTGGAGTTTACCGCAACGAATACCAAAGGTTTCCTCttctaaaacaacaaaaactaatGCTACCAAATGGTTTTTAATGTTTACTTACTTTTCTACGGGcatttttgtatcttttaaaagatgttttgacTAAGAATTAATAAACACAGCTTCCTGCTTTTTTAAACGCCGGTATGCAGACGACTGAACTTCCCGCCGGATCAAGCGACTATCTTTAGGCGCAAAACGCACGTGTCAAATACGTTCGTTTGATTGGATAATATTTCTGCAATCTGATTGGTGAATTATAATTAGGACCAAACATACTCACGTGATCTGAAAATGGCAGCCTACTGTAATTTTGACTCattgaatgttttattgaaggtttattttcttttgatttatataatttacatgtttaagACACAATGataacttatttattttgtttttcggataacatatgatatatatcaagtgtttttttattcacaaac
It contains:
- the LOC134683261 gene encoding uncharacterized protein LOC134683261 — translated: MPVEKETAVETTEVETKETKEVKEVEETPKTETTETNKAESTEETKTEESQENGKNTNQNASEETEKTEENTSEKRSVEEDSEETSPTKKVKTDEKKVESNDNEQKVEAVSA